TGGGTCAACCCCGCCCGCCTCGCCGAAACGCGGCTGCCGCCCGAAGTCCTCTTCCGCTACGCTCGCCTGACCACCGGCCTGACTCCACCCGGCGCCCTCGAAAGCGCCTACGCTGAGGCGGTGAACTGGACCCTCGACCTCGCCGCGCGGCTCGGCCTCCCCCTCTCCCCTGCCCTGGCCGCCGAGCTGCGCGCCTGGACGCAGGAGCGTGCGTGAGCCTCCTTGCGCCGGGGACGCCCCGCCTCGGCCTCGGGCTCGCCGCGCTCGGGCGCCCCGGCTACATCAACCTCGGGCATGGCCAGGACCTCGGCGTGCGCAAGGATGTGGACACGATGCGCGCCCACACCTGGGCCATGCTTGACGCCGCCTGGGACGCGGGCCTGCGTTATTTCGATGCCGCGCGCAGCTACGGCCGGGCCGAGGAGTTTCTAGGCGGCTGGCGCCGGGCGCGCGGGCACGAGCCCGTCATCGGCAGCAAGTGGGGCTACACCTATGTCGCGGAGTGGCGCACCGACGCCCCGGTCCACGAGGCCAAGGACCACTCGCTCGGCACGCTGGAGCGGCAGTGGCCCGAGACGCTCGCGGCGCTGGGCCGGGCGCCCGACCTCTACCTGATCCACTCGGCGACGCTGGAGACTGGCGTGCTGAACGATGAACGGGTGCTTGCCCGACTCGCGGAGTTGCGTGCAGCGGGCGTGCGGACCGGGCTGTCCACCAGCGGGCCGGGGCAGGCGGCCACCCTGCGCCGGGCGCTCGCGGCGCGGGTGGACGGGGTGTGTCCCTTCGGCGCGGTGCAGGCGACCTGGAACCTGCTCGAACCGTCGGCGGGGGACGCGCTCGCCGAGGCACACGCGGAGGGATGGACCGTGGTGGTCAAGGAGGGCGTCGCCAATGGCCGCCTGAGCGCGCGCGGCCTGAGCGGACAGGGCGACGTCCCGCCGGCCCTCGCTGGGCTCGCCCGGGAATGGGGGGTCACGCCGGACGCGGTGGCCCTGGCCGCCGCCCTCGCGCAGCCGTGGGCCGACGTGGTCCTGAGCGGCGCGAGCACGGCGGAGCAGCTGCGCGAAAATCTGCGGGCGCTTGGAGTGCCGGGGGGCGCCGATTGGCCGGACCTCGCCCAGTCCGCCGCCGAGTACTGGCAGACCCGCGCGGCGCTGCCCTGGCAGTAAAGAGCTACTCGAAGTCTCCGTCTTCCGCCAGGGCCTGCAGCAGGGGACGCAGGGCCGGCAACTCCTCCCGGACCGTGTGCCAGATCAGCGCGGGGTCGATGCTGAAGTAGTCGTGGGCGATCAGGTTCCGGATATCGCGCAGCTCTGCCCAGGGAATCTGCGGCGTGCGGTCCTGCACGCTCTGAGGCACGTATTTGGTCGTCTCGCCGAGCCGCACGAGCCCGAGCAGCACCGCGTCCTGAATCCATTCTTCACGCCGGAAGGTGTCGAGGGTCAAGGGCGCCGTCACCTCGAACATCCGGTCGAGGGCCGCCGTCAGGTCAAAGAGCCGCCAGCGCCAGCGCTTCTCGCGGTGGGTGACACGTGGGGAGGCCGGCACGTCCAGCACGTCCACCGCGTCGGCCAGAATCTCGCTGCGGAGGGGGGGCCGCAGGCTCGCCTCCGTCACCACGTCCACCCGGCGCCCGAGCAGGTCTTCGAGCAGCTCCCGCACCTGCATCAGGTGCAGCAGCCCACGCTCCTCCCCGGGCGCGAAGTCGAGCAGCAGGTCGATGTCCGACTCCGCCGTCGCCTCCCCGCGCGCCACCGACCCGAAGATGCGGACGCGCGTGACGCCCACAGCCCGCCACTGCGCCTCGCCGTCACGCAAAAGGCGCGCGATGGTGGGCAGGCGCAGGTCGGGAAAGAGAGAGGGCGAGGGGGGCATCACACCAGGAAAGATAGAGCCGCCAGACGCCCCACAGCTGAGCCGGCCCCCGCTTCAGGGCGCGGCCCCTCCCCTCGGGGGCCCACCCTCAGGGGGAAGCGCGGCCCTTCCCCTGGAACTTAGACTGTCTGTTCCAGCCTTCCCGCCCCGCTCCCTGTTCTCCGGAGGTTTGCTATGCGCTCTGCCCGTACCCCCCTGATGTTGTGTGTCGCCGCCCTCTGGACCGCCGCCAGCGCACAACTCGGACCGGAACTCCGGGACGCGGCGGATACCGGCAATGTCGTCCTGATTCGCGAGCTGCTGGCCCAGGGAGCCGACGTGAACGAGGCCAGCAGCGCCACCGGCTGGACCCCATTGATGCTCGCCGTCTACAAGAACCGCCTGGAAGCCGCGCGGCTCCTGCTCGACAACGGCGCGAACGCGCGGACGCGCAACCAGAGCGGCGAGACGGCGCTCGACCTCGCCAACCGGTACAGCAGCATCGACCCGCAGCTCAAGGCCCTGCTTCAGAGCGCTCTGCAGGGCACCTATACCCGGCGGCCTGCCCAGGTGGTGACAGTCCAGCCCCAGAGGACCACCCCGCCGGTTGCCGTCTCCCAGCGGCCCGCGCCGGCCACACCAGCGGCGGTAGCCCAGGATCCCGTGGTGGGGCCTGCGCTTCCGGCGGCCACCGGGGTCCGGCCCTCCCCGGGCCGCTACCGGGCCACCGTGACCAACCAGCAGGGCCAGCGCATCACGTTCACGGTGAACGCCGCTGGAGAACTCGCGGACGTGCGCTGGGACGGCACGTACCGCTGCAAAAGTGGGCGCAGCCTGACAGAAGGCTACACGGCCCCCGGCACGCTGGCGGTCAGAAACGGCGTGTTCAACGGCGCGCTGAACGAGCCCAGGGGCCGGATGTGGTTCGGGCTGACGGGGAATTTTACGGCCCCCGGCAAGGTCTCCGGCATGCTGCGCGTCGCCTACGCGGGCGGCGAGTGCGACACCTACCGCATGGAGTTCGTCGCCACCAAAGTCTGATCCGCCGGGGGTCTGTGTCACCATGCTCTGCGGATGATCATCGCCATTGGCCACGACCTGATCGAGATCGAGCGCATTCGGGGGCTCCTGGCACGGGAGGGCGCGCGGGTGGACAGGCTGTTCGCGCCGACCGAACTCGCCTACGTCGCCCGCCTCGCGGACCCGGCCCCCAGCCTCGCCGCCCGGTTCGCTGCGAAAGAAGCCTTCCAGAAGGTCTGGCCGCGCCCCCACGGCTGGCGCGACGTGTGGGTCGAGCGCGAGCGCACGCCGGGTGGGCCTTTTCCCTTCGCGCCGCCGGTTCTGGGCTTCGCGCCCCACATCGCCGCCGAGCTGCGCGAGTGCGGCTGGGCGGTCCACCTCACCCTGACGCATACCAAGGAGCACGCCTCAGCGGTGGTGGTGCTGGAGAAGCTCTGAGCTCTGGGTTCTCGGGAAAGAGCGCTTTTGCCCAGAGCTCTGAGCCCACCGCCCCCTTTACCAGAAGTTGCCGAGCCGCAGCGTGAACTTGCCGCTGCCCGAGGAGTTCAGGCCGTAGGCAAACTGCACGTTGAGCAGGCTGGTGTTCACCTGCGCGCCGACGCCGTAGCCGACATTGAGGCCGAAATTGTTGGCATTGTTGCCCGGTGTCCAGGCGTCGCCCGCGTCCACGAAGGCGAGGCCGTAGATGCCCTGCACGACGCCCCCGAGCTTGACGCCGAAGTTGTGGCGCACCTCGGCGCTGGTGGTGAGGTAGCTCGTGCCGTAGGCCGTATTGGGAAGGCCGCGCAGCTCGTAGGCAGGGTTGGGCGAGCCGCCCCCGACGCGGAAGAGGTTGCTCTCGCCGCCCTGACCCACGATGGTCCCGGCGTTGACACGCGCGGCGAGCACGTCCTGGCGGGTGCCGTCCTCCAGCGTGCGCCCGAAGCCCTGGTAGGCGCTGCCGCCGGCCTCGATCTGGCCCCACGAGAGCCGGGTGGTGCCGCCGTCCTGAAGCCCGAAGCCGTAGCCGAGCGTGGTGTTCAGCCGGGCGCCGAAGGTGGGCACCGCGCCGTTCGGGTTGTCGAAGCGCAGCCCGAGCGTGGTGAGCGCCGTGGTGCTGTCGGCGGGGAGTTCGGCGCGCGCCGCCGCGTCGTCCTGGTAGGTCGTGCGGTTCTCGCCCGTCACCGCCGCCGAGTCGCCCGCCTTGTAGGGTTCGAGCGTCAGGCGCCTCTGCGCCACCGACACGCCCGCCGTCGCACTCACGTTGCGCGAGAGGTCGCGCCCGAGTCCCACGCTCGCGCCGGTCGAGCGCACCGAGTACTGCCGGCCCGTGTCCTCGGCGGTCGCCACGCCGTCCTCGCCCTTGATCAGCAGCGTGTTGTTGCCGCTCACGTTGCTCCAGGCGCCGAGGCTCAGGCTGGTCGGGCGCGCGCGGAAGTCGAGGAAGTCGGCCTGAATCCAGGGGACCGTGTAGTTCACCGAGCCGCTGAAACGGTCGTTCACGTCGCTGCCGCCCGCGCCGAAAGTCACCGACAGGCCGTTGCCGGTGCCGAGGAAGTTGTTGGTGCCGTAGCCCACGCTCGCGCCGAGGCCCTCCTGCGGCGCGTAGGACACGTCGGCGCTGATCGGCACGCTGCGCGGGCGCGGCCCGAGGTCGAGAACGAAGGTCAGGCGCTCGGGGTTGGCCGGGTCGAGCGCCCGGCTGCTCTGGCCGGTGATCTGCACATTGTCGAAGCTCTGGAGGGAGAACAGACCGGCGCGCAGGCTGTCGCGGGTGAACACCGAACCCACCGCCGGCAGCTGGCGGAGTGCTACGTCCTCACGCAACAGCGGTTTGTCGCCTTGCCAGTTCAGGACGTAACCGGCGATCTGGGCCTCACGCAGCCGGAAGGTGAGCACGCCGTTCTCGAAGCTCAGCGAGTCGTCGGAGGGCACGAGCACGAGCCCGCGCGAGTCGTAGAGCTTCTGGATCGCGTAGTAGTCCTGCTGCGCGAGCTGCGGCGACGCTACGTCGCCCGGTTGCAGGCGCAACACCTTGGCGATGTCGGCGGCGCTCACGCTGCGGTTGCCCGAGACCTCGATCTGCCGGACGCGCTCGGCCGTCGCGCTCTCCAGCGGACGGAAGGTGACGGTGAGCCGCCCGGCGGCGTCGGGCGCCGCGCCCCAGGTCACGGGCCGCCCGAGCAGGTTGCTCAGGGTGCGGGTATCGTCGTTCACGGCGTCGGTGTTCAGCACCTGTCCGCCGCGCGTGCGCAGCGCTCCGGCGCTCACCCCTTCGCCGAGGGCGCTCAGGTCCACCGCTGCGACGAGCGGCTCGGTGACGCTCACCTTCAGCACCGTGCCTTCGAGCCTCGCGCGCACGTCCTCGGTCCGGAAGGCCAACCCCGCGTCGCTGTAGGCCTTGGCGAGCGCGGTCAGGGTCGCCTCGTAGCTCGCGGGCGTGACCCGGCGCGCGTCGGCGAGCGACTTGAAGAGGGTACTGACCTGCGCCGCGCTCAGGGACGCCGCCCCCGTCACCTCCACCCGGCTGATCGGCGCCGACTCGTCCGCCGTGAAGGTGACCCGGAGGCCCTGGGGCGTCGCCTCAGTACTCAGCTTCACCTGCGGCGAGAAGGGAAACCCCACTTCCGGGTAGGAGGCGGCGAGGCGGCTGCGCGCGTCTTCGAGCTGGGCCGGAGTCGCCGCCTGGCCCGCCCCCACGCCGACCCGCCCGGCGAGGGCCTCGCGCAGCTGCGCGGCCTCGAAGACCGTGAAGCCCACGAACACAACTTCGCTGACCGTCTGGGCCTGCGGGGTCTGCGTTTGTGGGGGCTGGGAGGTGGTGGACTGAGGGGCAGCGGCGGGCGCCGTCTGGGCGGAAGCGAGCGGCCCCAGCAGCAGCGCGGCGGTCACGAGGGAAGCGGAGGCAGCGTTCATGTCAGGGCAGCCTACGACTCTGACCTTATAGAAGGGTGAACGGCGCCCGCTCCCCTACACTCGGCCCCATGAGCTACGCCGAGAGCCTGGGGATGCAGGTGCTGCAAGCCTCTCCCGAACTGACCCGGGTCACCCTCACCGTCACCGGCACCGGGCTGAATATGCACGGCACCGCGCACGGCGGCCTGATTTTCAGCCTCGCCGACGAGGCGTTCGCGGTGATCTCCAACCTGGAGGCGCAGGCGGTGGCCGCCGACACCCACATGAGCTTTTTTCGCGCCGCCCGTGCCGGGGACTGCCTCATCGCCCGCGCCACGCCCGAGCGGGTGGGCCGCACGCTCGCAACCTACCGAGTCGAGGTGCGGCGGGTGGAAGAAGAGGATGATGAGGAGGGGAGCGAACTTCTCGCGCTGTTTACTGGGACCGTGGCGCGGCGGGAGCGCACAGGCTGAGATGTACACCGGAGGTGGGCCTTACCCTGAACGGCATGACCGTTTCCGCGCCCTCCACCCCACACAACCCTCTGCCCGCCGTCCAGGCTGCGCTCGCCGCGACCGATCTCGACGGCTGGCTGCTCTACGATTTCCGGCACCTCAATCCGCACGCCGCGCGGGTGCTCAGGATCTCGCCCGACATCTTCCTGACCCGGCGCTATTTCGTGTGGGTGCCGCGCGAGGGGCGCGCGGTGGTGGTCCACAACCACATCGAGGGCGGAAACTGGCAGGCGATCACGCGCGAGTGGGCGACCGAGGCCGGCCCCGCCGAGCTGTGGGCGGTGGGCGCCCACGCCGAACTCGACGCGGCGCTGCGGAACGTGGTGACGGGCAAACGCCTCGCGATGGAATACAGCCCGGGCGGTGAGGTGCCGCCGGTCAGCCGGGTGGACGCCGGCACCGTCGAGCGGGTGCGGGCGGCGGGCGCGGCGGACATCGTGAGCAGCGCCGATCTCCTTCAGAGCTTCCTACGCTGGTCTGGAGACGACCTCGCCGCGCACGAGCGGGCCGTGGCGGTGCTGATGCGCGCGAAAGACAAGGCCTTTCAGCTGATCCACGACCGCCTGCGCGCGGGCGAGCCGGTCACCGAGCTGGAGGTGCAGGCCGGCATCATGGCCGAGATCGGGGCGGCGGGGATGGACGCCGGGCACCCGGTCAACGTGAGCTTCGGGGTGAACGCCGCCGACAGCCACTACGAGCCGGGTGAGGGCAAGAATGCCACCTTGCAGCCCGGGCAATGCGTCCTGATCGACCTGTGGGCACAGGAAAGAGGCCGACCCTTTGCCGACGTGACCTGGGTGGGCTACGCGCAGATGCCGCCCGCGCGCTATCTCGATGCCTGGGCGGCGGTGAAGGGGGCGCGGGAAGCGGCGCTGGAACTGCTGCGGGACCGCTGGGGCCAGGCCCAGGGCTGGGAGGCCGACCGCGCGGCGCGGGAGGCGATGGGCGCCGAGTGGGAAGCCCACTTCCTGCACCGCACCGGGCACGACCTCGGCGTGCAGATCCACGGGGCGGGCGCCAACCTCGACGACTACGAGACGCATGACACCCGCGCCCTGACGCCGGGGCTCGCCGTTACCATCGAACCCGGCACCTACCCCACCGCGCTGGGCTTCGGCATCCGCAGCGAGGTCAACGTGTTCCTGAGCCCGGACGGCCCGCAGGTCACCACCCCCGCGCAGGCCGCGCCCTATGTGCTGGGGAGAGGCGACTGGGAGAGCGTGAAGCAGAGCGCCGAGGGCTGATCCAAGGCGCCGCTGCTTTCTCCTGTCGGGCAAGCGCCGATGGGACGATTCACCGCCTGGGCTCAGTCTTTCCTTCCGCTCGCTTTGCCGCGCAGATTTAAGCCCGCCCCGATTCCCGAGTCTGCCCGGAGGCGCCCGCTCCACGCAGGCCGCGGGCCCCGGGTCAGGGCGCTGGCGGCGGCGTCAATTCCGGGGGCAGCCAGGGGAACCCGCCCTCCGCGTCGTCTGAGGCATCGGGGGGTGGGAAGTCGTTCTGGGAGTCCAGGCCGTCCGTGCTCCCGTCTGGCGGGGTGAACTCGTCGGGCAGGGGCTCGGCCGTGACGCTCCCGTCATCCGGCGGAGGATCGGGGAGAGGCTCGAAGGGGGCCATCGGGAAGTCGTCCTGCGCCCCCTCCCCCTCCGGTGCAGGCGGTTCGGTCGGAAGCGGGGCCGGCTCGCTGGGGGGCGCCGGCTCGGGTTGGGGCGGCTGCGGTTGAGGGGGCTGCGGTTGAGGCGGAACAGGCACCGGCTGCGGGGCAGGTTCAGGCGACGGCGCGGGTTCCGGTTCGGTCCGGACAGGAGCCTCGCGGCGGCTGCCGTCGTGGGCGACCGGGAACACGTCGGCTTCCTCCGCGCGCAGGGCGAGGCTCAGGCCGTACATGGGCCGGTAGACGATGCCGGGCGGCACCTGGAAACTCGCCTTCTGGCGACCCGCGAGCGCGCCCGAGACCGCCTGCTGCCAGATCGGCGCGGCGACCTCGCCCGAGTATGACCACGCCGGCATCGCGCCGCCCTCCTGCTTGCCGACCCAGACGGCGCCGCTGACCAGGGGCGTGACCCCGGCGAACCACAGGTCCTTGACGTCGTTGGTGGTGCCGGTCTTGCCACCCACCTCCCAGCCGTCGATACGGGCGCGGGTCGCCAGCCCGCCCTGCGCGGCGCTGAGGTCGTTCACCACCCCGCGAAGCATGTCGAGGCCCAGCCACGCCACCCGCCGGTCCCACACCCGCCTCGGCTGCGGCGCGGGGCGCACGTAGAGTGCCTGACCGCGCGCGTCCTCCATGCGCCGCACGAGCGTCGCCGGATAGAGCAGCCCGCCGTTGGCAAAGGCCGCGTAGGCCGAGGCCACCTGAAGGGGACTCGCCTCCAGCGTGCCGATGCTCAGGCTCAGCCCCGCGTCGGCGGGCGGCGTGAAGCCGAGCTCGCGCAGCTTGTTTTCCAGCGCCGGCATCCCCACCTCCTGCCCGATCCGCACGGTGGGCAGGTTGAGGCTGTGGTTGAGGGCGTAGCGCATCGAGACGTACACGCCGGTCCAGGTGCGGCTGTAGTTCTGCGGCTGATAGTCCCCGGCAATCGGCGAGTCGAGCACCGTGTCGCTCTGTTTGAAGCCTTTCTCGAAGGCGAGGGTGTACAGGAAGGGCTTCACCGCGCTCCCCACCTGCCGCACGCCCTGGGTCGCGTTGTTCCAGTCGCTCGGGCGGCTGCCTGTGAGTTTCTGGCCGACGAGCGCCATCACTTCCCCGTTGGCCGGATTCACGAGGGCGATGCCGAGGGTGGCCCCTTCAGGCAGCTGGGCGTTCAGGCTCGCGCGCTCGGCGGCCTGCTGCGCGGCGAGGTCCATGCCGGTCACGATCTTGCCGCCGCCGTAGAGCGCCTTGCGGCTGATGTGGCCGAGCAGCTCTTTTTCCACCGCTTGCAGGTAGAACTGGTTGCGGTAGTTGCGCTCGGGGGCCTGTCCCAGCCGGGTAAGGTTCTCCTCCAGCCGCGTGGGGCGCTCCAGCACGGCGCTGCGCACGGTGCCGTCATCTTTCCAGCCGATGCGCCAGCCTGCCGGGTAGATCGGGGTGACCCAGGCCTGCTGCGCCTGGGCCTGCGTGACCAGGCCGTCGGTCACCATGCGGTCCAGAATCACCTTCATCAGCGGGCGGTAGGCGGTGAAGTCCTTGTAGCGGCGGTTGGGCGCCGGGATGATGCTCGCGAGGTAGGCGCTTTCCGCGAGGTTGAGCTGCCACGCCTCCTTACCGAAATACGCCCGCGCCGCCGCCCCCGCCCCGATGATGTCGCGTTTGCCGCCGTCGCCCCAATAAATGACGTTGAGGTAGGCGTTCAGGATCTGGTCCTTGTTGAAGCGCCGGTCCACCTGGTAGGCGAGAATCGCCTCCTTGAACTTGCGCTCGGCGGTGCGCGCGCCCTGGAGGTCGGCGAGCAGCGTATTTTTCACCACCTGCTGGGTGATCGAGCTGCCGCCTTCGAGGTCTCGCTGGAGCAGTCCCTTGAGGAGCCCGCGCGCGATCCCGATGGGGTCCACACCGCCGTGCTGGTAAAAGCGCCGGTCCTCGCTCGCCACCACCGCCTTTTGCAGCCACGAGCTGATCTGGCCCTTGCCGAGCAGTTCGCGGTTGACGCCGCTGGCGCTGTTCAGGCTGGGGACCAGCGTGCCGACGAGGTTGTCCTGACGGTCGTACACCCGCGTCTGCCCGCTGAATTCGAGGACATCGAGGTCGGCGACGTTGGGCAGCGTGCGGCCCCACATCATCCACATGCCGCCCAGCACCACCCCGAGCGTCAGCAGCAGGGCGAGCAGCGCCAGCGCGAGCCAGCGGGCGTAGCGGGGCGGGCGCGTCCCCTGGGCCGGCGCAGCGCTGCCAGAGGGGGAGGGGGGGCGCTGGGACGGGCGCGTCATACCGGAGCAGCATAGCGGGCCTTCCTGAGCGCGGCGTCAGTCTTATGGAGGAAACGGCAGTCTTACAGGCAGGGCCGGCTGGGCTACGATGGGCGGGCTGCGCTGCCCCCCGCGCCCCCTTCTCCTATGACCCACCTGCCTGCTCCCCCACCCCCACCGACCGCCGACCCCGCGCGGCTCCTCGCGCCCATCGTCCGCGCCGCCGGCCAGGCCACCAGCGACTACCGCATGATCGAAGACGGCGACCGCGTGATGGTGTGCCTGTCGGGCGGCAAAGACAGTTACACGCTGCTCGACGTGCTGCTGCACCTGCAAAGGAAAGCGCCCATCGACTTCGAGCTCGTGGCCGTCAACCTCGACCAGGGCCAGCCGGGCTTTCCGAAAGACGTGCTGCCGCGCTACCTCACGGAACTTGGCGTCCGGCACGACCTGCTCAGCGAGGACACCTACCGCGTCGTCAAGGAAAAGACTCCGGAAGGCAAGACCACCTGCGCGCTGTGCAGCCGCCTGCGCCGGGGCATCCTGTACGCCCACGCCCGCCGCATCGGAGCGACGAAGATCGCGC
This genomic stretch from Deinococcus reticulitermitis harbors:
- a CDS encoding aldo/keto reductase, translated to MSLLAPGTPRLGLGLAALGRPGYINLGHGQDLGVRKDVDTMRAHTWAMLDAAWDAGLRYFDAARSYGRAEEFLGGWRRARGHEPVIGSKWGYTYVAEWRTDAPVHEAKDHSLGTLERQWPETLAALGRAPDLYLIHSATLETGVLNDERVLARLAELRAAGVRTGLSTSGPGQAATLRRALAARVDGVCPFGAVQATWNLLEPSAGDALAEAHAEGWTVVVKEGVANGRLSARGLSGQGDVPPALAGLAREWGVTPDAVALAAALAQPWADVVLSGASTAEQLRENLRALGVPGGADWPDLAQSAAEYWQTRAALPWQ
- a CDS encoding HepT-like ribonuclease domain-containing protein; protein product: MPPSPSLFPDLRLPTIARLLRDGEAQWRAVGVTRVRIFGSVARGEATAESDIDLLLDFAPGEERGLLHLMQVRELLEDLLGRRVDVVTEASLRPPLRSEILADAVDVLDVPASPRVTHREKRWRWRLFDLTAALDRMFEVTAPLTLDTFRREEWIQDAVLLGLVRLGETTKYVPQSVQDRTPQIPWAELRDIRNLIAHDYFSIDPALIWHTVREELPALRPLLQALAEDGDFE
- a CDS encoding ankyrin repeat domain-containing protein is translated as MRSARTPLMLCVAALWTAASAQLGPELRDAADTGNVVLIRELLAQGADVNEASSATGWTPLMLAVYKNRLEAARLLLDNGANARTRNQSGETALDLANRYSSIDPQLKALLQSALQGTYTRRPAQVVTVQPQRTTPPVAVSQRPAPATPAAVAQDPVVGPALPAATGVRPSPGRYRATVTNQQGQRITFTVNAAGELADVRWDGTYRCKSGRSLTEGYTAPGTLAVRNGVFNGALNEPRGRMWFGLTGNFTAPGKVSGMLRVAYAGGECDTYRMEFVATKV
- a CDS encoding 4'-phosphopantetheinyl transferase superfamily protein gives rise to the protein MIIAIGHDLIEIERIRGLLAREGARVDRLFAPTELAYVARLADPAPSLAARFAAKEAFQKVWPRPHGWRDVWVERERTPGGPFPFAPPVLGFAPHIAAELRECGWAVHLTLTHTKEHASAVVVLEKL
- a CDS encoding BamA/TamA family outer membrane protein — translated: MNAASASLVTAALLLGPLASAQTAPAAAPQSTTSQPPQTQTPQAQTVSEVVFVGFTVFEAAQLREALAGRVGVGAGQAATPAQLEDARSRLAASYPEVGFPFSPQVKLSTEATPQGLRVTFTADESAPISRVEVTGAASLSAAQVSTLFKSLADARRVTPASYEATLTALAKAYSDAGLAFRTEDVRARLEGTVLKVSVTEPLVAAVDLSALGEGVSAGALRTRGGQVLNTDAVNDDTRTLSNLLGRPVTWGAAPDAAGRLTVTFRPLESATAERVRQIEVSGNRSVSAADIAKVLRLQPGDVASPQLAQQDYYAIQKLYDSRGLVLVPSDDSLSFENGVLTFRLREAQIAGYVLNWQGDKPLLREDVALRQLPAVGSVFTRDSLRAGLFSLQSFDNVQITGQSSRALDPANPERLTFVLDLGPRPRSVPISADVSYAPQEGLGASVGYGTNNFLGTGNGLSVTFGAGGSDVNDRFSGSVNYTVPWIQADFLDFRARPTSLSLGAWSNVSGNNTLLIKGEDGVATAEDTGRQYSVRSTGASVGLGRDLSRNVSATAGVSVAQRRLTLEPYKAGDSAAVTGENRTTYQDDAAARAELPADSTTALTTLGLRFDNPNGAVPTFGARLNTTLGYGFGLQDGGTTRLSWGQIEAGGSAYQGFGRTLEDGTRQDVLAARVNAGTIVGQGGESNLFRVGGGSPNPAYELRGLPNTAYGTSYLTTSAEVRHNFGVKLGGVVQGIYGLAFVDAGDAWTPGNNANNFGLNVGYGVGAQVNTSLLNVQFAYGLNSSGSGKFTLRLGNFW
- the paaI gene encoding hydroxyphenylacetyl-CoA thioesterase PaaI, with amino-acid sequence MSYAESLGMQVLQASPELTRVTLTVTGTGLNMHGTAHGGLIFSLADEAFAVISNLEAQAVAADTHMSFFRAARAGDCLIARATPERVGRTLATYRVEVRRVEEEDDEEGSELLALFTGTVARRERTG
- a CDS encoding M24 family metallopeptidase, coding for MTVSAPSTPHNPLPAVQAALAATDLDGWLLYDFRHLNPHAARVLRISPDIFLTRRYFVWVPREGRAVVVHNHIEGGNWQAITREWATEAGPAELWAVGAHAELDAALRNVVTGKRLAMEYSPGGEVPPVSRVDAGTVERVRAAGAADIVSSADLLQSFLRWSGDDLAAHERAVAVLMRAKDKAFQLIHDRLRAGEPVTELEVQAGIMAEIGAAGMDAGHPVNVSFGVNAADSHYEPGEGKNATLQPGQCVLIDLWAQERGRPFADVTWVGYAQMPPARYLDAWAAVKGAREAALELLRDRWGQAQGWEADRAAREAMGAEWEAHFLHRTGHDLGVQIHGAGANLDDYETHDTRALTPGLAVTIEPGTYPTALGFGIRSEVNVFLSPDGPQVTTPAQAAPYVLGRGDWESVKQSAEG
- a CDS encoding transglycosylase domain-containing protein, which encodes MWMMWGRTLPNVADLDVLEFSGQTRVYDRQDNLVGTLVPSLNSASGVNRELLGKGQISSWLQKAVVASEDRRFYQHGGVDPIGIARGLLKGLLQRDLEGGSSITQQVVKNTLLADLQGARTAERKFKEAILAYQVDRRFNKDQILNAYLNVIYWGDGGKRDIIGAGAAARAYFGKEAWQLNLAESAYLASIIPAPNRRYKDFTAYRPLMKVILDRMVTDGLVTQAQAQQAWVTPIYPAGWRIGWKDDGTVRSAVLERPTRLEENLTRLGQAPERNYRNQFYLQAVEKELLGHISRKALYGGGKIVTGMDLAAQQAAERASLNAQLPEGATLGIALVNPANGEVMALVGQKLTGSRPSDWNNATQGVRQVGSAVKPFLYTLAFEKGFKQSDTVLDSPIAGDYQPQNYSRTWTGVYVSMRYALNHSLNLPTVRIGQEVGMPALENKLRELGFTPPADAGLSLSIGTLEASPLQVASAYAAFANGGLLYPATLVRRMEDARGQALYVRPAPQPRRVWDRRVAWLGLDMLRGVVNDLSAAQGGLATRARIDGWEVGGKTGTTNDVKDLWFAGVTPLVSGAVWVGKQEGGAMPAWSYSGEVAAPIWQQAVSGALAGRQKASFQVPPGIVYRPMYGLSLALRAEEADVFPVAHDGSRREAPVRTEPEPAPSPEPAPQPVPVPPQPQPPQPQPPQPEPAPPSEPAPLPTEPPAPEGEGAQDDFPMAPFEPLPDPPPDDGSVTAEPLPDEFTPPDGSTDGLDSQNDFPPPDASDDAEGGFPWLPPELTPPPAP